A region from the Inhella inkyongensis genome encodes:
- a CDS encoding FAD-dependent oxidoreductase — MQPSDVSHPDYFHKVVDCQWACPAHTPVPEYIRLIAQGRFDEAYMVNWASNVFPGILGRVCDRPCEPACRRGRVEEENLAKPEPVAICRLKRVAADLKGDSVRALMPAPLPKSARNGKKVACVGAGPASLTVARDLATQGYAVTVFDAEAKAGGFMRSQVPRFRLPEEVIDEEVGHVQHLGVELRTGQRIDSMKTLLAEDWDAVFVGCGAPRGRDLDLPGRWDAKGQVHIGIDWLASVSFGHVEKVGKKVLVLGGGNTAMDCCRSARRLGAESVQVLVRSTYEDMKASPWEKEDAEHEGIAILPCHSPKAFLVENGVLVGMRFEVVQSVYENGRRKLVPSGQPDVDMPCDEVLIAVGQENAFPWIERDAGIAFDEWGLPVLDAVTHQSSNPRVFFGGDAAFGPKNIITAVAHGHEAAVSIDRLLHGEDVTRRPPPHVNLMSQKMGIHQWSYDNAPTQDARHKVPWAAAEAALKSIKVEVELGFDVKTAFKEAQRCLNCDVQTVFTAKTCIECDACADICPTDCISFTPNADSEEGLQLRAPRLHADQALMVSEPLKTGRVMAKDEDVCLHCGLCAERCPTGAWDMQKFLLVTTKAGAACRDATLRVGGAN, encoded by the coding sequence GTGCAGCCCAGTGATGTCAGCCATCCCGACTACTTCCACAAGGTGGTCGATTGCCAATGGGCCTGTCCGGCCCACACCCCGGTTCCCGAATACATCCGCCTGATCGCCCAGGGCCGCTTCGACGAGGCCTATATGGTGAACTGGGCCAGCAATGTGTTCCCAGGCATCCTGGGGCGCGTCTGCGATCGCCCCTGCGAGCCGGCCTGCCGGCGCGGCCGAGTGGAAGAGGAGAACCTCGCCAAGCCCGAGCCGGTGGCCATCTGCCGCTTGAAGCGCGTGGCCGCGGACCTGAAGGGCGACAGCGTGCGCGCCCTGATGCCTGCGCCCCTGCCCAAGAGCGCGCGCAACGGCAAAAAGGTGGCCTGTGTGGGCGCCGGCCCGGCCAGTCTCACCGTGGCGCGTGACCTCGCCACCCAGGGTTATGCGGTGACGGTGTTCGACGCCGAGGCCAAGGCCGGCGGCTTCATGCGCAGCCAGGTGCCGCGCTTTCGCCTGCCCGAGGAGGTGATCGACGAGGAAGTCGGCCATGTGCAGCATCTGGGCGTGGAGCTGCGCACCGGCCAGCGCATCGATTCCATGAAGACCCTGCTGGCCGAGGATTGGGACGCGGTGTTCGTGGGCTGCGGCGCCCCGCGTGGCCGCGACCTGGATCTGCCCGGCCGCTGGGACGCCAAGGGCCAGGTGCACATTGGCATCGACTGGTTGGCCTCGGTGAGCTTTGGCCATGTGGAGAAGGTCGGCAAGAAGGTGCTGGTACTGGGTGGCGGCAACACGGCCATGGACTGCTGCCGCTCGGCGCGCCGCCTGGGCGCCGAGAGCGTGCAGGTGCTGGTGCGCTCGACCTACGAGGACATGAAGGCTAGCCCCTGGGAAAAGGAAGATGCCGAGCACGAAGGCATCGCCATCCTGCCCTGCCATTCGCCGAAAGCCTTCCTGGTGGAGAACGGCGTGCTGGTGGGCATGCGTTTCGAGGTGGTCCAGTCGGTGTACGAGAACGGCCGGCGCAAGCTGGTGCCCAGCGGCCAGCCCGATGTGGACATGCCTTGCGACGAGGTGCTGATCGCCGTCGGCCAGGAGAACGCCTTCCCTTGGATTGAGCGCGATGCCGGCATCGCCTTTGACGAATGGGGCCTGCCGGTGCTGGATGCGGTGACCCACCAGAGCTCCAACCCGCGCGTGTTCTTCGGCGGCGATGCGGCCTTCGGCCCCAAGAACATCATCACCGCCGTGGCCCATGGGCATGAGGCGGCGGTGTCCATCGACCGCCTGTTGCATGGCGAGGACGTCACGCGCCGCCCGCCGCCGCATGTGAATCTGATGTCCCAGAAGATGGGCATCCACCAGTGGAGCTACGACAACGCCCCGACCCAGGATGCGCGCCACAAGGTGCCCTGGGCGGCGGCCGAAGCGGCGCTCAAGTCCATCAAGGTGGAGGTGGAGCTGGGCTTTGATGTGAAGACGGCGTTCAAGGAGGCGCAGCGCTGTTTGAATTGCGATGTGCAGACGGTGTTCACGGCCAAGACCTGCATCGAATGCGATGCCTGCGCCGACATCTGCCCGACCGACTGCATCAGCTTCACGCCCAATGCCGATTCGGAGGAGGGCCTGCAGTTGCGTGCTCCGCGCCTGCATGCGGACCAGGCGCTGATGGTCAGCGAACCCCTGAAGACCGGCCGTGTGATGGCCAAGGACGAGGATGTGTGCCTGCACTGCGGCCTGTGCGCCGAGCGCTGCCCCACCGGGGCCTGGGATATGCAGAAGTTCTTGTTGGTGACGACCAAGGCGGGGGCGGCTTGTCGGGATGCGACCTTGCGGGTCGGCGGTGCCAATTGA
- a CDS encoding FMN-binding negative transcriptional regulator, with translation MNDPLSPAPLWQALVREEVMGLLLRPDANDPDGLPRVNTLPLALSDCGQWLDAHLAARHADDLHPGRRVRVQFQGPHAYISPSVYNSRREVPTWNHLGVQIDGHIHLETEPAAAEALLMRLVAQVDPAYAAQWPELPPAQQQAKLGAIRCFRIRIESVRTHTKLSQRRPFSERRRMGDYLAERNPALLRWMDRLGLLTPGAGDEVAA, from the coding sequence ATGAACGATCCCCTCTCCCCCGCTCCGCTGTGGCAGGCTCTGGTCCGTGAAGAAGTCATGGGCCTGTTGCTGCGCCCCGATGCCAACGACCCCGACGGACTGCCCCGGGTCAACACCCTGCCTTTGGCTCTGAGTGACTGCGGCCAATGGCTGGACGCTCATCTGGCGGCCCGCCATGCCGACGACTTGCATCCCGGGCGACGGGTGCGCGTGCAGTTCCAGGGCCCGCATGCCTATATCTCGCCCAGCGTTTACAACAGCCGCCGCGAAGTGCCGACCTGGAACCACTTGGGCGTGCAGATCGATGGCCACATCCATCTGGAGACCGAGCCGGCGGCCGCCGAGGCCCTGCTGATGCGCCTGGTGGCCCAGGTGGACCCCGCCTACGCCGCGCAATGGCCCGAGCTGCCACCGGCCCAGCAGCAGGCCAAGCTGGGGGCGATCCGTTGCTTCCGCATCCGCATCGAGTCCGTGCGCACGCACACCAAGCTGTCGCAGCGCCGCCCTTTCAGCGAGCGCCGCCGCATGGGCGACTACCTGGCTGAGCGCAATCCGGCCCTGCTCCGTTGGATGGATCGCTTGGGGCTGTTGACCCCGGGGGCGGGCGACGAGGTCGCAGCATGA
- the pdxR gene encoding MocR-like pyridoxine biosynthesis transcription factor PdxR — protein MDRRNIGDLELDAVGFTLRRTHERGSASLSDQLLQQLRQRLAQASPGSRLPSTRALAQALGVSRNTVLRAYERLSDEGHVQGQRGGGSRVRLPPPASAQHAPARKSALPLRWSGLPAPQIRPWPARAFRTGLPPLDLFPFEDWARLQRQTWRRAERGELQLGYAHPAGEPRLREQIALWLRHGRGLPCTPEQVVVTSGAQQGMALAALALLAPGDLALCESPGYASAWAALQLSGARVMGLPVDAAGLRPQALQALRGGRLVMVTPAHQWPTGVTLGLERRLDLLAWAQREQAWVLEDDYAGEYRFEGTPLPPLASLDRAGRCIHIGSFSKLLLPGLRLGYLVLPADLVDEFARLRLALDRHAPQIEQEVLAEFIEQGQLARHLRRARRAAAQRREALQQAWKRAFGDRLPLQAPPSGLNACVPLTAPAQEQRLLAAARAAGVEMGGLNELLRTCAQPGARSGLLLGFGGTPPAEIEGAVATLARVWTALA, from the coding sequence TTGGATCGTCGAAACATCGGAGATTTGGAGCTGGATGCGGTCGGCTTTACGCTGCGGCGGACGCATGAGCGTGGCAGCGCATCGCTGAGCGATCAGTTGCTTCAGCAACTGCGCCAGCGTCTGGCCCAGGCGTCGCCGGGCAGCCGGCTGCCCTCCACCCGTGCCTTGGCCCAAGCCTTGGGGGTGTCGCGCAACACCGTGCTGCGAGCCTACGAGCGCTTGAGCGACGAAGGCCATGTGCAGGGCCAGCGGGGCGGCGGCAGCCGAGTGCGCCTGCCGCCGCCGGCCTCCGCCCAGCACGCGCCGGCCCGGAAGTCGGCGCTGCCCCTGCGCTGGTCCGGTCTCCCGGCGCCGCAGATCCGCCCCTGGCCGGCGCGCGCCTTCCGCACCGGCCTGCCGCCCCTCGACCTCTTTCCCTTCGAGGACTGGGCACGCCTGCAGCGCCAGACTTGGCGGCGCGCTGAGCGCGGTGAGTTGCAACTCGGCTATGCGCACCCGGCCGGCGAGCCTCGACTGCGCGAGCAGATTGCGCTGTGGCTGCGCCACGGGCGCGGCCTGCCCTGCACGCCCGAGCAGGTGGTGGTGACTTCGGGCGCTCAGCAGGGCATGGCCTTGGCCGCCCTGGCCTTGCTCGCCCCGGGGGATCTGGCGTTGTGCGAGTCGCCCGGCTACGCCTCGGCCTGGGCTGCCTTGCAGCTATCGGGCGCCCGGGTCATGGGGCTGCCGGTGGACGCGGCCGGCTTGCGGCCGCAGGCCCTGCAGGCCCTGCGCGGTGGCCGGCTGGTGATGGTGACGCCGGCCCACCAATGGCCCACCGGCGTCACCCTGGGCCTGGAGCGGCGCTTGGACCTGCTGGCCTGGGCCCAGCGCGAACAGGCCTGGGTGCTGGAGGACGACTACGCCGGCGAGTACCGCTTCGAGGGCACGCCGCTGCCGCCCCTGGCTAGCTTGGATCGCGCGGGGCGCTGCATCCACATTGGCAGTTTCTCCAAGCTGCTGCTGCCGGGCTTGCGCTTGGGCTATCTGGTGTTGCCGGCGGACCTGGTGGACGAGTTTGCGCGCCTGCGCCTGGCCCTGGACCGGCACGCGCCGCAGATCGAGCAGGAGGTGCTGGCGGAATTCATCGAGCAGGGTCAACTGGCGCGGCATCTGCGCCGCGCCCGGCGCGCCGCGGCGCAGCGTCGCGAGGCCCTGCAGCAGGCCTGGAAGCGGGCCTTTGGCGATCGGCTGCCGCTGCAGGCGCCGCCTTCGGGTCTGAACGCCTGCGTGCCGCTGACTGCTCCGGCCCAGGAGCAAAGGCTTCTGGCAGCGGCGCGCGCGGCCGGGGTGGAAATGGGTGGCTTGAACGAACTGCTTCGAACTTGCGCCCAACCCGGCGCACGCAGCGGGTTGCTGCTGGGATTTGGTGGTACGCCGCCGGCCGAGATCGAAGGCGCAGTGGCCACCCTGGCAAGGGTTTGGACCGCACTGGCGTAA
- a CDS encoding 2-oxoacid:ferredoxin oxidoreductase subunit beta, whose product MTYIAKPALHHPTLTKNKVGYTRRDYEGRISTLCAGCGHDSISAAIIQACWELDIAPHRVAKMSGIGCSSKTPDYFLSASHGLNSVHGRMPSCLTGASLANRELLYLGVSGDGDSASIGLGQFAHAMRRGVPMVYIVENNGVYGLTKGQFSPTADKGSQSKKGAMNIDSAVDLVSLALQLGASYVARGFSGDKAQLVPLIKGAMRHGGAAFIDVISPCVAFNNHAGSTRSYDHVREHNQALNRIDFIDLAPEAKAEPGAGELLSLPQADGSLLHLRKLHAAHDPTSRLAAMTTIQTLQQQGELPTGLLYVDAQARNLHQQLKMVPGALNALDEAALCPGGAQLERINAALR is encoded by the coding sequence ATGACCTACATCGCCAAACCCGCTCTGCATCACCCTACGCTGACCAAGAACAAGGTCGGCTACACCCGGCGCGACTACGAGGGCCGCATCTCCACCCTGTGCGCCGGCTGCGGCCACGACAGCATCAGCGCCGCCATCATCCAGGCCTGCTGGGAGCTGGACATTGCCCCGCATCGCGTGGCCAAGATGAGCGGCATCGGCTGCTCCAGCAAGACGCCGGACTACTTCCTCTCCGCCAGCCACGGCCTGAACAGCGTGCATGGGCGCATGCCTTCCTGCCTGACCGGCGCCTCGCTGGCGAATCGCGAGCTGCTCTACCTGGGCGTGAGCGGTGACGGCGATTCGGCTTCCATCGGTCTGGGCCAGTTCGCGCATGCGATGCGCCGCGGCGTGCCCATGGTCTACATCGTCGAGAACAACGGCGTCTACGGCCTGACCAAGGGCCAGTTCTCGCCCACGGCCGACAAGGGTAGCCAGAGCAAGAAAGGGGCGATGAACATCGACTCTGCCGTCGATCTGGTCTCCCTGGCCCTGCAACTGGGCGCCAGCTATGTGGCGCGCGGCTTCAGCGGCGACAAGGCCCAGCTGGTGCCGCTGATCAAGGGGGCAATGCGGCACGGCGGCGCGGCCTTCATCGATGTGATCAGCCCCTGTGTGGCCTTTAACAACCATGCCGGCAGCACACGCTCCTACGACCATGTGCGCGAGCACAACCAGGCCCTGAATCGCATCGACTTCATCGACCTGGCCCCCGAGGCCAAGGCCGAGCCGGGCGCGGGAGAGCTGCTCAGCCTGCCGCAGGCCGATGGCTCGCTGCTGCATCTGCGCAAGCTGCACGCCGCCCACGATCCCACCAGCCGGCTGGCGGCCATGACGACCATCCAGACCCTGCAGCAGCAGGGCGAGCTGCCCACAGGCTTGCTCTATGTGGACGCGCAGGCGCGCAATCTGCACCAGCAGTTGAAGATGGTGCCGGGGGCGCTGAACGCGCTGGACGAAGCGGCGCTCTGCCCCGGGGGCGCGCAGCTCGAACGCATCAACGCCGCGCTGCGCTAA
- a CDS encoding 2-oxoacid:acceptor oxidoreductase subunit alpha, with translation MKRIESTNDFVIKFANINGSGSASANELFARAILRMGVPVAPRNIFPSNIQGLPTWYELRVTEAGWLGRRGGVDMMVAMNPQTWAQDVKEIEPGGYLFYDSTKPIDCGRSDITVIGMPATAICNGTYEDARQRTLFKNILVLGALAELMSVELAAIEQLFAEQYKGKEKLLDGNVRALHAGASFAREHLGQHQVGLKVKRADQVGNRIFVEGNAASALGMVYGGATVCAWYPITPSSSVAEGFQSYCKKLRSTEDGEAKYAIVQAEDEIASVGMILGAGWNGARAFTATSGPGVSLMTEFLGFGYFAEVPFTIINVQRGGPSTGMPTRTQQADLLACAYASHGDTKHVMLFPEDPHECFEFSATALDLADRLQTPVFVMSDLDIGMNQRLCEPFHWDDARRYDRGKVLSAADLEAGKEFARYKDLDGDSIPYRTLPGTHPKLGSYFTRGSTHNAQAVYSEAGSDYMYISDRLQRKFQTAAKIAPQPAVRAAEKPTRLGVIYYGSTAPSMDEALASLAADDIHLDALRMRAFPFPQSVKDFILAHDAVFVVEQNRDGQLRTLLVNELEIDPARLRKVLHFDGTPITARFIAAAITKQVHELAVSPKEVKA, from the coding sequence ATGAAGCGCATCGAATCGACGAACGACTTCGTCATCAAATTCGCCAACATCAATGGCTCTGGCTCCGCGTCCGCGAACGAGCTGTTCGCAAGAGCCATCCTGCGCATGGGCGTGCCGGTGGCGCCGCGCAATATCTTCCCCAGCAACATCCAGGGCCTGCCCACCTGGTATGAGCTGCGTGTCACTGAGGCCGGCTGGTTGGGCCGGCGCGGCGGCGTGGACATGATGGTGGCCATGAACCCGCAGACCTGGGCGCAGGACGTCAAGGAGATCGAGCCGGGCGGCTATCTGTTCTACGACAGCACCAAGCCCATCGACTGCGGTCGCAGCGACATCACCGTGATCGGCATGCCGGCCACCGCGATCTGCAACGGCACCTACGAGGACGCGCGTCAGCGCACCCTGTTCAAGAACATCCTGGTGCTGGGCGCACTGGCCGAGCTGATGAGCGTGGAGCTCGCCGCCATCGAGCAGCTCTTTGCCGAGCAGTACAAGGGCAAGGAAAAGCTGCTGGACGGCAATGTGCGCGCCTTGCACGCAGGCGCCAGCTTTGCGCGCGAGCACCTGGGTCAGCATCAGGTGGGGCTGAAGGTGAAGCGCGCCGACCAGGTGGGCAATCGCATCTTTGTCGAGGGCAATGCGGCCAGCGCGCTCGGGATGGTCTATGGCGGCGCCACCGTGTGCGCCTGGTACCCGATCACCCCCAGCAGCTCGGTGGCTGAAGGCTTCCAGAGCTATTGCAAGAAGCTGCGCAGCACCGAAGACGGCGAGGCCAAGTACGCCATCGTGCAGGCCGAGGACGAGATCGCCTCGGTGGGCATGATCCTGGGCGCGGGCTGGAACGGCGCGCGCGCTTTCACCGCCACCTCGGGCCCCGGCGTTAGCCTGATGACCGAGTTCCTCGGCTTTGGCTACTTCGCCGAGGTTCCCTTCACCATCATCAATGTGCAGCGCGGCGGCCCCAGTACTGGCATGCCCACGCGCACCCAGCAGGCCGACCTGCTGGCCTGCGCCTACGCCAGCCATGGCGACACCAAGCATGTGATGCTCTTCCCCGAAGACCCGCACGAGTGCTTCGAGTTCAGCGCCACCGCGCTCGATCTGGCCGACCGCCTGCAGACCCCGGTGTTCGTGATGAGCGACCTGGACATCGGCATGAACCAGCGCCTGTGCGAACCCTTCCACTGGGACGACGCAAGGCGCTACGACCGTGGCAAGGTGCTTTCGGCCGCCGACCTGGAGGCTGGCAAGGAGTTCGCGCGCTACAAGGATCTGGACGGCGATTCCATCCCTTACCGCACCCTGCCAGGCACGCATCCCAAGCTGGGCAGCTACTTCACACGCGGCAGCACGCACAACGCACAGGCGGTCTACAGCGAGGCCGGCAGCGACTACATGTACATCTCGGATCGGCTGCAACGCAAGTTCCAGACCGCCGCCAAGATCGCCCCGCAACCGGCGGTGCGCGCCGCTGAAAAGCCCACGCGGCTGGGTGTCATCTATTACGGCAGCACCGCACCCTCGATGGACGAAGCCCTGGCCAGCCTGGCGGCCGACGACATCCACCTGGATGCGCTGCGCATGCGCGCCTTCCCCTTCCCGCAGTCGGTGAAGGATTTCATCCTGGCGCATGACGCCGTCTTCGTGGTGGAACAGAACCGCGACGGCCAGCTGCGCACCCTGCTCGTCAACGAGCTGGAGATCGACCCGGCGCGCCTGCGCAAGGTGCTGCACTTTGACGGCACGCCGATCACCGCGCGCTTCATCGCCGCAGCCATCACCAAACAAGTTCACGAACTGGCCGTCAGCCCCAAAGAGGTGAAGGCATGA